TCATCCAGCACAGAAtagtttgtttttatgtgccatGTGATCTTTAAGACTAGCCTTTTCCAGGAAGTCATTGACCAAGCATTCATGAACAGCCTTGGAAACACGTTGATGAAATTCATTCTCAGAAATATCCAAGcaatagaaaaataaaacgtGATAACAATGAAACACTGACGTCCAGGTATGGCAAGGTTGAGAGAGCTGTTCTTTGGCCCTGGTATTAAGATCAATCTTGGGTGATCCAGTCTTAAGTGGTCAgacgagacacatcactgttcacacttgcatctcctgtgaccacttgatTTGAGATTTTCGAGgaaagggtctctgatttcatgactgcatataTCAGTCATTACAGCAgtgcaaaacaagacaaaagaatgcacaaagaaaaaaacagcacacTGTTTCTCGCAGATATGCTTAAAATTGAACATTTAGGGCAGAATTCTCAATTATTTTAGTGAAGTACCTATATTAACTGAGGTCATGTTACACCTCTCATCTGTACTAGAACAATGTTTTCCTCCATAGAAAACTGAGATTTTCGACAACGCTCTATATTACTGTAgactttggaaaattatgacattaggaagctaaaacagattagtgtgaatgtggcctgaGCTTTAGATGTGTGTTCTTTTTATCTTTGTCCTTGTATGTTAATTTCAAGCACACTGAAGTAGttctgtgaagttcttgtgcatgtagcctaaatgtgtgtgctttttttatatatatatatattctgatcgGACGGTAATTGCCTTTTAAAGCTGCACTTAACCAGCATTACCAAATGTAAAACTtctgttttagcacagtggttaaTTGGCAAGGGAGTAGGGGGTGCTTCGCTTGCTGTCCGTGATACATCAGGACGCATTAGCATTTACACTTCAAAtacaatgtggtcacatgcgttttgacttcatcagtatgtggtttcagtgatctgatcacaaaacgtttcaGACCCCATTTACACGTGTGTAGCGCTGTACgcctgtgatcggatcaccctaaatgcatcttaaaaaggttgttcacccaaaaatttttattctgtcattatttactcatgtaaAGGTTGTGCCAATCCTGTATGACTTGAGATGTTGACAagctcagccaccattcacttttaatgaatggaaaaaagagcAGTATCAactttcttcaaaatttctcctcatgtgttccactgaagaaagtaagtcatacaggaacaacatgagggtgagtaaattttgtaatttatgtaattatataattttcatttttgggtgtactctccctttaataccaggtggaaacagggtcttgGATAGATTTCCAAAGAAAGTTTTGCCGTGCTGGAAAGGGTGTCTAGAGTCAAGAGGTTGAGGGAAATCACTAGATAACTGATGTTGTATAGAACATTTTGTGCTCTAGGGCCAGTCCTGACCTCACAGCttcattttcaaagaaaaaaacataagtcTTGTAGTCAGGAGGGAGCATTTTCTCTCTGTAAACCCCCAGGGCTGTTTCTGACTCTATCAAAACCCCCACTTCACTCTTTCtcaatgcatatttgcatttgaTACCATTGATATCTCATTACTGTTTGAACACTGTTTTGTAGTGATGGGTCCTTTCCATATGACGGTGTTCCCTGGCAACAGAATGCTAACCAGGCCCCGGGCTCGTTGTCAGTGGTTACGACGGTGTGGGGAGTTACCAATACGTCACAAAGTCAGGTGAGTCACACatatcccagaagtgtatgaaagtaaataataatataggtAACGATAACATTGATCTTTTGACCTAAGCTGCTTTTGATCTAGGTATTGGGTAACCCCATGGCCAACACCAACAATCCCATGAACCCCGGAGGCAATGCACTAGGGTCGGGTATGTCAGCCAACAACCCAGGGATCAACTCACCTCATTTCCCTGGCCAACAAcaacagttttcagccaaaggGGGTTCCAACCAGGCCTACATGCAGCAAAGCATGTATGGTCGTCCAGGGCATCCGGGAGGAGGAGGCTATGGTGGAAGGTAGTGTTCAAGAGCTTGTATTAAGCCTTAGAGAGGCAGTTCCAGACAGGATGATGGGAAGTTTTTTTGACAATGAAAGGAGTCTTGCTTTGCATCACTCTGGGAGATTTAATAAGCTACAGCAGAATTTCCCAGTAGTGATATTTGACACAAGATTTTAAAGCCAAGCCAACACTCAGTTCAGGGCTGGGgtttttttgtgggttttttttcaAAAGGGATGATAATGATATCCCCTTCACATTGTGCCAAGAGCAAAGACAGACTACAGATCCAGAAATTTTCAACAGATCTCTGAAGTTCCTCTGTTTTTTCTAGTTATTGTTATTGCAGTAAAgataatttttcttttattttttatatatatagcaaGGGAATCTGACCTTTCGTACAAAAGATTTTGGTGTCACAAATTCAttggtgacctagaaatagtgcagaaacgtatttattatttcaatataaaaatatttattcattttatgccAGAATGTTGCTTTGCTGTAAAATCCTAAACTTTGGAAAACTTTTCCAAGTCCAcacaaatctgtttttgtttgacaaCTTTTTTCAGTTTCCCAACGTCCTCATTTTCCAAAGTTTTCGGTGAAAAAAAATGGCATTCTGATGTGGTCAAGAAGCTTAATGTATGTGTAGCaaaatcaaagcattttcaaactacgtattagtgtggatgtggcctcagacttttgaacctcaCTGAATGTCTCTTGTTTTAATGTAAACgttttatgtgagtgtgtgtatatttctTCTACTTAGTTACCCGGGTGGGCCGAATGCTCCAGGTGGCATCGGCATGCCCCCTCATACACGCCCCCCCTCTGACTTCACCCAGCCTGCTGCTGCAGCCGCCGccgctgctgttgctgctgccgCTGCCACGGCGACCGCCACTGCCACGGCAACCGTAGCTGCCCTGCAGGAGACCAGCAAAGACATGAACCAGTACAACCAGGTTGGTCATTTACAAAAAGATCAATGTGCCCAAGTGTTTTGGCTTCCTACTTGGCTTGCACTGAATGTATTTGTGTGCCCACCCATTCAAGTGCTATTGGACCTCTCCACAGGTCTGTTCATCTTTCCAGATGGGACCTACACAAGGCTACAACAACCAGTTCATGAACCAGCCTGGGCCCCGCGGCCCCCCGTCCATGGCAGGAGGCATGAACCCAGCTGGTATGGGAGCTGGCATGAATAGCTCCAACATGAGTGGCCCACCCATGGGCATGAACCAGCCCAGAGGGCCAGGGATGGGACCCTTCAGTGGCCATGGCCAAAGGATGCCCCAACAGGGTTATCCTGGCCCCAGACCTCAGTCAATGCCCATGCAGGGCACTAAGAGGCCCTATCCAGGAGAGGTAAGACTATGGTACACAATTCCaaaacttaaagggttagtttaaccAAAAacgaaaatgatgtcatcatttactcactctcatgttgtttcaaacccatttgattggcttacttccatggaacaccaaagTAGATggaaggcaaaatgttagcctcattcaccattctctgtcattgtatggaaaaattacgcaatgaaagtgaatggtgaggcttacattgtcattttttactccacagaagaaagcaagtcaatGGAGTCATTTTAAAACTGACTTGCAGAaaaatttttatatttgatttttCTTTGGTGAAGCATTTGTTTGTGTGGTTTTCACAGCCAAACTATGGAGGCCAGCAGTTTGGACCCAATGGCCAGTTTCCCAACCAGCAAGGGCAGTACCCAAACCCAAATGCTTCTAGAGCTCTTCCTTCACCCAATTACCCTGGCCAGAGGATGCCGGGACAGCAGGGCTCTGGCCAATACCCCCCAACAGGAGTGGCCATGGGCCAATATTATAAGGTAGATTCATTTTGCTTGCTTGGAACATTCATCTGAATCATTACAATGTTCAAGCAGTGTTGTTTGTCTCTCTGACAGGTCATATTTCTTCATGCCAACCATGAAGACAAAATTTACATGAAGAAAAGGAATAAAGAATGAGAAAATGCTCTAAATGTTATATTACTTGCTTCCCATGTCGTTTTTTAACATTTTACTGCTTTTTCTTATTTCAGCAAGAGCCATTTAATGGTCAGAATAACAATTTCTCTGGAGGTGGTTATGGGTACAATCAAGGAAATGGAGTAAGTGGAGATtactttcttatttttcttacatacagtggccccaaacgGTATTTAGACCCCTAATGaagcttaaaaatgcatgaagccCTGTTCACATTGTCAGTGATTTTGTCACTAGATGTCACTAATCTCTGCATTTTTTGTCACTAGTGGTCGATCCTTCTGCTGTTGCTCTAACATTATTGGTTGGCTGCACAACTAgccatagctttagaaaatctgatcacagatgagctaCTGTAGATTGCcagtaaaacaaatatatcattcttatttgacaaggaatcttttgttttgcctctaataataaacattctgcaggggagagtgcttTTATACTTGCCGTTAAAAATTAGCATTCTGGACGGGAAAGTGTTATAAACCGCAGCAATACTCAATGCATTATGTCAACACAAAGATTGATCTTTCAATATattaatcaaactcactcagaatgctgacAATTTCTGTCACTGTTTCCACGCATCACTGTTTTATTTTATCCATGTAAGTGGTTACAGAAacatgatatagaacagtgaaattgaTGACTACAACAACTCCTCCATCTTTCCTGCACTCATCTGCATTATCTTACAGGAGACGGGTGACGTGAGCTTCACTGTCTTTTCCCATTGGCTGTTGCTGCACAATATCGCTCTGCATTTGCATAATGTTAAACGTTTCTCAACTTAGTCACGTGTCTTGACATTCCCACATCTTGTCGCCAACGATCGCTGTCGCTcgagtcgccagctctcattgaaaatcaatggTCTCCTGTCGCATCCAGTGACAAAATCGCTGACGACTTGAGTGTCAAAagattttataacaaaatatcaaaccaagaggtatctgcaaacaaataaaactagagcttttctcagaactaatttaGCCAATGTTTTGCAATTGCATTTTACCAACTGGTCCCTAggtatgaagtcagtttccctcaagtGCACACAGTGGTCCTAGCAGAGTAAGCacaagtgtagttcatcacattaactatggacacaTTTCACTACTTCACAATCAGAAAGTGTCCTaatccatttattttcatttttaacaatATATCTTTTGTGTTATACTgtaatttgaaacctaacaaacttttttatttttacatgttttgctTGAAGTGTGCTTTTGCTGTCTTTAAAAATATatgccacttagtttgatattttattatacattgccAAGGCATTCATGGATTCGTAAGTGTGcctcaagtgtccaaatacttttttgggggccactgtatgtttaatttttttgttttgtgcttcAGGTAATATGTGCAGTTCtgctatactgtacattttgcatattgagtgtttgtgtgtttcttcgGCTAAAGCCTCCTCGGCAGGTGGTGAACTACCCCCACTCGCCTGTTCCCGGTAACCCCACACCACCCATGACTCCAGGAAGTAGTATTCCTCCATACCCGTCGCCCAATCAGGACGTTAAGCCCccgtttcctccagacatgaagcCAAACATGACGTCTCTGCCTCCACCTCCAAGTGAGTCCTGCAGAAAAACCACACACAACCATTTTGTTTATTGATCTGTACTCTGATTGTATTACAAGCTCAGTCACAGTCTATAAGAAGTAAACCAGTGAGAACCCTTTGATCCTTTCAGCACCTGCAGCTGGGTGAAAAAAATGTCCCATTTATCTGAGATTTATAAGAGACTTGTGAAAATGTCTGAATCTCGGAATGTTTTCTTTTAGGCAATCCCAATGAAGAGCTGCGTCTGACGTTCCCTGTGAGGGATGGGGTGGTGCTGGAGCCCTTCAGACTAGAGCACAACCTTGCCGTCAGTAACCACGTCTTCCATCTGCGCCCCTCCGTCCACCAGACACTCATGTGGAGGTGTGTGCTGTACTTTACTGCCTGCCATGCGCTGAGCAGGCCTGTTTCTCCACAATGACATCTACTATGTGAGCTTGTTCTACTACACTAAAACTGTCTTTGCATGTCCACCAGGTCTGATCTGGAGCTGCAGTTTAAGTGCTACCACCACGAGGACCGGCAAATGAACACCAACTGGCCCGCATCCGTCCAAGTCAGCGTCAACGCCACCCCTCTCACTATAGAGAGAGGCGACAATAAGACATCTCACAAACCCCTGCACCTGAAGCACGTGTGTCAACCGGGGAGAAACACCATCCAGATCACAGTCACGGCCTGCTGTTGTGTGAGTATTCCTTCTCCACTGCTCCAAAAGACCTTCAATAATGTGACGTCTCTCACGCAATAGCCATCTCAGAGAGTTGTTATACAGCTTGTAATAGGAAATCAGATAACACTGATTTGAAGCAGCTTCTGTGTTCTTCCCCCTACATACAGCTGGTATCAGTTTAACGCTTGCCTGTTTGAAAGGTGAATGACACAGATAGTGTATCATGTAGGATATTCGAATGATTGTTAGTGGACTGTAACATGTTCTTGTCTTGTTCCAGTCGCACTTATTCGTGCTGCAGCTGGTCCACAGACCATCAGTGAGATCAGTCTTGCAGGGTTTACTGAAGAAGAGGCTCCTGCCTGCCGAACACTGCATTACCAAAAGTAAGTAGACGCTCAAGCAGATACTTTTTTGCTTTTCCTTTGCTACATTTTTTTTGGAATTCATGGATATCTGCTACTGTGTATTTGGGTGATTTTCATGAAACCTAtcaagaaaatatcctggtcctattttactctaaAATGTCCTGTTTTACTCCAAATTtttcatatagaaaatgaagcctttatTTGGGACCATTACGATTTTTTTCGTTCTGACATGACAGTTACGCACAGTTTAGCCCCCAATTATCATTGCCGCAATTTGAAAATTTAAAGTATTTACAAATTGTATAATAGTTATACAGCATtttagtactcccttggtactgcatttcattttcactgattttaataaaaataagcattgtaatgtagtaaaaaaaaaaatgactgtttaCAGTAATGTGAATCATCATTGAGCCCCTTTACATACACACCATTATGCtagttactcccaaaaatcagcttatttaaaaaataagaaatccaTGTTTgcgtgacatttgaaataatcgagtTATTCTATGCTTTTTATGTCAAAACGTGAAGAGGAATGTACACAACTCGTGCGCACATTGAAAAATCCAGTAAGAACggcggttaaggtgtttacatgcaacgcgatATCGGTGTATTatgcaaaaatctacccgtgtccaTTGGTTTATTCTTACGCCCTTTATGACCTTACATCGATAAAGGAACACTGTTTAACGCGTTTACATGACCATacatgttgtcggcttattaaaggtgctttttttttcatgaaaaagtatgcaaaaaatgtttctactcccttaaagatattaatgaaataagtgtcctgagatatctctgtgacagctgtagactttgtaaacagcaaacaaaaatgtgaccacGGACATTGTAAATTCACCTGTAAATcgttttgctcgttctcatagttttgtatttgaagcggatcactgaggctatgattcatgtTTGTCAGTTGGGGGTGcaattgtgccactgttgaatttgacagccacaggaacaaacctTTGCTCGGTTTtgatctcaaaattatctttggttttggaatgaggaggcatggctaattcagcagctcagtcacatgaaagctcagtgctaaaatcgcttacagcataactggtgtaagaacatgcatgtaaaaatgctcattgaaaacaattgaaatcGTAAAAGTAAAACCCCCAGACGCgatatggtaatgagaattgttatattaaaaaatattaataatattaatattaattaaatattaaatgtaggcgtcattttctttatgcaaaatatcatttCATATCTATTTGTATTGGTTTGAGGTTAAATGCCAAGACATCTTCTAGAATAGTTTCACGAAAATCACTCATTATAATCTTCATCACGCTCTAATTGAAACAATGTCTCTGTTGGTTTTCCCACAGTTAAACGAAACTTTAGTAGTGTTGCAGCCTCCTCTGGGAACACCACACTAAATGGGGAGGACGGAGTAGAGCAGACAGCCATCAAAGTGTCTCTAAAGTGTCCAATCACATTCCGAAGGATCCAGCTCCCTGCTAGGGGACACGACTGCAAACACGTGCAGGTAAGCAGTCCTTCTGTATCTACAACCGGAAGACCCTGCTTAAAAGACCAGCAATGATGCTTCACCATGGGGTGCTGGTGTGTTTGTCAGtgttcgtacaaggtgcttgaagtacttcaatttggctttttttaatttaagaccttgaaaaccttgaaaatagcaattttttaccaagaggtgctttaAAAAGTGTTTGAATTCTAAAAAAAACCGTTAAATACATTGCAGAAATCATTAaataacttaaatgtatttaggCTATTTGTTTTCGGAAAGTCACGGATACAATCCTGTTACAGAAAGACATACCCCCACTGCTACAGCCAAATAATACATCCCCCTTCTCCCACTTCTTGCACTCACAGACACTGTTTATGTCATGAGTCATAAAGAATAAacaatttatttgatgaatatgctATTGCATACCtctttgtgtgtgttgtatgtttcATATTCAGAACCGGTTCCAAAAAAAATACCGGGGGAATTTCATGAATTTCAGTTCCGTTAACGGTTCACTAAGGATGAATTGTGCCCAGTAAATGCACTATTTATTAGCACCTGCTCTCTGTGCTGGTTTCACTAAAGGAATAATGCAGATCTGGCAACAGCGCAAACTCACCCACAAAATCTATGATGAACGCAAATCGCACACACAATTCTGATCTTGCAAGCCGATCTTGAGTGCTATACAGCGGAGGATGCAGCTGACCACCTTGATATGACACACTGCAGGGACTGAACAGCATTAATCCACTATTGTGATCCGGACACACGTGTCATCTCTTTAACTCTTTAACTCTCAACTGCACCGCACATCTGGATACTTGACAGGTTATAACGTTCTTCTCCATcaattgatcattatttgatgaactaCTGCTGAAATAATCGGTAATAAATGTCAgaaactaaaaacagttcaaggaacaaaaactgaaaatgaatgaaatttttagcagaatgtaaccgaaaagCGGAATAActtgattttcaattgttccggagtgaaagcgttatttttaaatgctggtaaccggttataaccggttaattttgttctgttattttttcatgaaactaaaggccaaagggtttatcacagaaAATTTTTgtaactacaccacttcatgttgcccgaaaaaattaaacatgtgctttgatcctgaaggaaactggtGCATCATACATTTCTTTGCCTATTTGCCCGTTGTGGATATAGTATTCTGTGaaagaagacctttttaacaacaatgcataattactacatatacaggtgcatctcaataaattagaatgtcgtggaaaagttcatttatttcagtaattcaactcaaattgtgaaactcatgtattaaataaattcaatgcacacagactgaagtagtttaagtctttggttcttttaattgtgatgattttggctcacatttaacaaaaacccaccaattcactatctcaacaaattagaatacattataagaccaataaaaaaaaaacatttttagtgaattgttggccttctggaaagtatgttaatttactgtatatgtactcaatacttggtaggggctcattttgctttaattactgcctcaattcggcgtggcatggaggtgatcagtttgtggcactgctgaggtggtaaggaagcccaggtttctttgacagtggccttcagctcatctgcattttttggtctcttgtttctcattttcctcttgacaataccccatagattctctaaggggttcaggtctggtgagtttgctggccagtcaagcacaccaacacaccaacacggtcatttaaccaacttttggtgcttttggcagtgtgggcaggtgccaaatcctgctggaaaatgaaatcagcatctttaaaaagctggtcagcagaaggaagcatgaagtgctcacatttcttggtaaacgggtgcagtgactttggttttcaaaaaacacaatgtaccaacaccagcagatgacattgcaccccaaatcatcacagactgtggaaacttaacactggacttcaagcaacttgggctatgagcttctccacccttcctccagactctaggaccttggtttccaaatgaaatacaaaacttgctctcatctgaaaagaggactttggaccactgggtaacagtccagttcttcttctccttagcccaggtaagacgcctctgacgttgtctgtggttcaggagtggcttaacaagaggaatacgacaactgtagccaaatttcttgacacgtctgtgtgtggtggctcttgatgccttgaccccagcctcagtccattccttgtgaagttcacccaaattcttgaatcaattttgcttgacaatcctcataaggctgcggttctctctgttggttgtgcatctttctcttccgcactttttccttccactcaactttctgttaacatgcttggatacagcactctgtgaacagccagcttctttggcaatgaatgtttgtggcttaccctccttgtgaagggtgtcaatgattgtcttctggacaactgtcagatcagcagtcttccccatgattgtgtagcctagtgaaccaaactgagagacaattttgaaggctcaggaaacctttgcaggtgttttgagttgattagttgattggcatgtcaccatattctaattttttgagatagtgaattggcgggtttttgttaaatgtgagccaaaatcatcacaattaaaagaaccaaagacttaaactacttcagtctgtgtgcattgaatttatttaatacacgagtttcacaatttgagttgaattactgaaataaatgaacttttccacgacattctaatttattgagatgcacctgtacatgtatggctaatccagatacaatgaAAAGGTAAAaggaggtaaaaagtacatttctcagttgtttccaagtcttcactgaattattgttagatatgatgcattaacacagatttgatgctgccaggttttgactgagaaacagatctgtaaataaaattatacttagcatacagttaattaacagttatgcTTTCTATGCTGATAAACCCACCACACTGGAAAAAACAATTTTATTGCTAAATTTAGCTTATTTTTGTGAGGCAAGTAgcatattttgggcttgtttttccagaccaggttgcttttttc
The genomic region above belongs to Myxocyprinus asiaticus isolate MX2 ecotype Aquarium Trade chromosome 23, UBuf_Myxa_2, whole genome shotgun sequence and contains:
- the zmiz1a gene encoding zinc finger MIZ domain-containing protein 1a isoform X2 — translated: MNSMKPSLSHGDGSFPYDGVPWQQNANQAPGSLSVVTTVWGVTNTSQSQVLGNPMANTNNPMNPGGNALGSGMSANNPGINSPHFPGQQQQFSAKGGSNQAYMQQSMYGRPGHPGGGGYGGSYPGGPNAPGGIGMPPHTRPPSDFTQPAAAAAAAAVAAAAATATATATATVAALQETSKDMNQYNQVCSSFQMGPTQGYNNQFMNQPGPRGPPSMAGGMNPAGMGAGMNSSNMSGPPMGMNQPRGPGMGPFSGHGQRMPQQGYPGPRPQSMPMQGTKRPYPGEPNYGGQQFGPNGQFPNQQGQYPNPNASRALPSPNYPGQRMPGQQGSGQYPPTGVAMGQYYKQEPFNGQNNNFSGGGYGYNQGNGPPRQVVNYPHSPVPGNPTPPMTPGSSIPPYPSPNQDVKPPFPPDMKPNMTSLPPPPSNPNEELRLTFPVRDGVVLEPFRLEHNLAVSNHVFHLRPSVHQTLMWRSDLELQFKCYHHEDRQMNTNWPASVQVSVNATPLTIERGDNKTSHKPLHLKHVCQPGRNTIQITVTACCCSHLFVLQLVHRPSVRSVLQGLLKKRLLPAEHCITKIKRNFSSVAASSGNTTLNGEDGVEQTAIKVSLKCPITFRRIQLPARGHDCKHVQCFDLESYLQLNCERGTWRCPVCNKTALLEGLEVDQYMWGILNAIQNSEFEEVTIDPTCSWRPVPIKSDIHIKEDPDGPLAKRFKTMSPSQMIMPNVMDMIAQLGPGPSPYTSLPPQHGGNNGEYGGQVRGNSYQGHGNFDFSHSNSGGGAPMNDFMHGPQLSHPPDVPNSLMGPDKPLGIGMPDLMPHPVSTDQSHASMQPGMHASPHPNSQSAQPLHHSGPPSSQPPRQPPHPQQPGQNSHPHPDMTFNPAADGHAGGQGPADMPEPSLDLLPELANPDELLSYLDPPDLPSSSNDDLLSLFENN
- the zmiz1a gene encoding zinc finger MIZ domain-containing protein 1a isoform X1, encoding MNSIPSMDRHIQQTNDRLLCIKQHLQNPANFQTAATELLDWCGDPRAFQRPFEQSLMGCLTVVSRVAAQQGFDLDLGYRLLAVCAANRDKFTPKSAALLSSWCEELGRLLLLRHQKNRQSDPQGKVPLQPPMNSMKPSLSHGDGSFPYDGVPWQQNANQAPGSLSVVTTVWGVTNTSQSQVLGNPMANTNNPMNPGGNALGSGMSANNPGINSPHFPGQQQQFSAKGGSNQAYMQQSMYGRPGHPGGGGYGGSYPGGPNAPGGIGMPPHTRPPSDFTQPAAAAAAAAVAAAAATATATATATVAALQETSKDMNQYNQVCSSFQMGPTQGYNNQFMNQPGPRGPPSMAGGMNPAGMGAGMNSSNMSGPPMGMNQPRGPGMGPFSGHGQRMPQQGYPGPRPQSMPMQGTKRPYPGEPNYGGQQFGPNGQFPNQQGQYPNPNASRALPSPNYPGQRMPGQQGSGQYPPTGVAMGQYYKQEPFNGQNNNFSGGGYGYNQGNGPPRQVVNYPHSPVPGNPTPPMTPGSSIPPYPSPNQDVKPPFPPDMKPNMTSLPPPPSNPNEELRLTFPVRDGVVLEPFRLEHNLAVSNHVFHLRPSVHQTLMWRSDLELQFKCYHHEDRQMNTNWPASVQVSVNATPLTIERGDNKTSHKPLHLKHVCQPGRNTIQITVTACCCSHLFVLQLVHRPSVRSVLQGLLKKRLLPAEHCITKIKRNFSSVAASSGNTTLNGEDGVEQTAIKVSLKCPITFRRIQLPARGHDCKHVQCFDLESYLQLNCERGTWRCPVCNKTALLEGLEVDQYMWGILNAIQNSEFEEVTIDPTCSWRPVPIKSDIHIKEDPDGPLAKRFKTMSPSQMIMPNVMDMIAQLGPGPSPYTSLPPQHGGNNGEYGGQVRGNSYQGHGNFDFSHSNSGGGAPMNDFMHGPQLSHPPDVPNSLMGPDKPLGIGMPDLMPHPVSTDQSHASMQPGMHASPHPNSQSAQPLHHSGPPSSQPPRQPPHPQQPGQNSHPHPDMTFNPAADGHAGGQGPADMPEPSLDLLPELANPDELLSYLDPPDLPSSSNDDLLSLFENN